The following proteins come from a genomic window of Tenebrio molitor chromosome 9, icTenMoli1.1, whole genome shotgun sequence:
- the br gene encoding broad-complex core protein isoforms 1/2/3/4/5 isoform X2 yields MVDTQHFCLRWNNYQSSITSAFENLRDDEDFVDVTLACDGKSLKAHRVVLSACSPYFRELLKSTPCKHPVIVLQDVAWTDLHALVEFIYHGEVNVHQRSLSSFLKTAEVLRVSGLTQQHGDDREQLAQVQSLVRSQQSTPTTNHHPSFTEKLVEDALFTSPSSPPHGATVNQLLRRAAMQHRRERRISSDPDSEHKRPRSDHIIGNNNNNELNLSHTQPPQTQPADFSPSAMKNNALNLNLNTTTTHKSDQPLTEGNNGITSSERENSPCSPSPTLNSRLNEDNVKSEPMDLLCSTNPDENSNDSGEVANDNGPNNLPQGPHSGSSAGDHDDHDSPIGPYLTPSESKLFATAAGSFNFSMAALAADPTGLGGLNQSLQANADSLAGTSQGTVRMPPPTSGGINEPQECPYCRRTFSCYYSLKRHFQDKHEQSDTLYVCEFCHRRYRTKNSLTTHKSLQHRGSSGMLKRLLKTTAIKSVLGTPPPPRLQ; encoded by the exons ATGGTAGATACACAACATTTCTGTCTGCGGTGGAACAATTACCAAAGCAGCATCACATCAGCTTTCGAGAATCTCCGGGATGACGAGGATTTCGTCGACGTTACGTTAGCATGCGATGGAAAAAGTTTAAAAGCACATCGTGTAGTTTTATCGGCTTGCAGTCCTTATTTTCGGGAATTACTTAAG TCAACTCCTTGCAAACACCCTGTGATAGTCCTGCAAGATGTTGCGTGGACGGACTTGCACGCCCTGGTCGAGTTCATCTACCACGGCGAAGTCAACGTGCACCAGCGCTCCCTCTCGTCGTTTCTCAAGACGGCGGAAGTGCTCCGGGTTAGCGGACTCACCCAGCAGCACGGCGACGATCGCGAACAG CTGGCCCAAGTACAAAGTCTGGTGCGGTCGCAGCAGTCGACGCCGACGACGAACCACCACCCCAGCTTCACCGAGAAGTTAGTAGAGGACGCGTTGTTCACGTCGCCGTCGTCACCGCCGCACGGCGCCACCGTCAACCAGCTGCTGCGCCGAGCGGCGATGCAACACCGGCGCGAGAGGCGAATATCCTCCGACCCGGACAGCGAGCACAAACGGCCCAGGTCCGACCACATAATaggcaacaacaacaataacgAACTGAACTTGTCGCACACGCAACCGCCCCAAACCCAGCCGGCGGACTTCTCGCCGAGCGCCATGAAGAACAACGCCCTCAACTTAAACTTGAACACGACGACGACGCACAAGAGCGACCAGCCCCTGACGGAGGGCAACAACGGCATCACCAGCTCGGAGAGGGAGAACTCGCCGTGTTCGCCGTCGCCGACGCTCAATTCGCGCCTCAACGAGGACAACGTCAAGAGCGAACCGATGGACCTTCTGTGTAGTACAAATCCGGACGAGAACAGTAACGATTCGGGCGAGGTCGCCAACGACAACGGGCCTAATAATCTACCTCAAGGGCCGCATTCTGGTAGTTCGGCAGGGGACCACGACGATCACGACAGTCCGATCGGACCGTATTTAACGCCGTCGGAGAGCAAGCTGTTCGCGACGGCGGCGGGGAGTTTCAACTTCAGCATGGCCGCCTTGGCGGCCGACCCGACGGGACTTGGAG GTCTAAATCAATCTCTGCAGGCGAACGCCGACAGTCTAGCGGGCACCTCACAAG GCACGGTGCGGATGCCGCCGCCGACGTCGGGAGGCATCAACGAGCCCCAGGAGTGCCCCTACTGCCGGCGCACCTTCAGCTGCTACTACTCGCTCAAGCGGCACTTCCAGGACAAGCACGAGCAGTCCGACACGCTGTACGTGTGCGAGTTCTGCCACAGGCGCTACCGCACCAAGAACTCGCTCACGACGCACAAGAGCCTGCAGCACAGGGGCTCCAGCGGCATGCTCAAACGTCTGCTCAAAACCACGGCCATCAAGAGCGTGCTCGgcacgccgccgccgccgcgcCTCCAGTGA
- the br gene encoding broad-complex core protein isoforms 1/2/3/4/5 isoform X6: protein MVDTQHFCLRWNNYQSSITSAFENLRDDEDFVDVTLACDGKSLKAHRVVLSACSPYFRELLKSTPCKHPVIVLQDVAWTDLHALVEFIYHGEVNVHQRSLSSFLKTAEVLRVSGLTQQHGDDREQLAQVQSLVRSQQSTPTTNHHPSFTEKLVEDALFTSPSSPPHGATVNQLLRRAAMQHRRERRISSDPDSEHKRPRSDHIIGNNNNNELNLSHTQPPQTQPADFSPSAMKNNALNLNLNTTTTHKSDQPLTEGNNGITSSERENSPCSPSPTLNSRLNEDNVKSEPMDLLCSTNPDENSNDSGEVANDNGPNNLPQGPHSGSSAGDHDDHDSPIGPYLTPSESKLFATAAGSFNFSMAALAADPTGLGGLNQSLQANADSLAGTSQESSGGGRPGRTAFCDICNKTFSRFWSLQRHLSDTHYYTPQNLQCDVCGRSYRSRNSLVSHRSQYHRDGAEIKIENDC from the exons ATGGTAGATACACAACATTTCTGTCTGCGGTGGAACAATTACCAAAGCAGCATCACATCAGCTTTCGAGAATCTCCGGGATGACGAGGATTTCGTCGACGTTACGTTAGCATGCGATGGAAAAAGTTTAAAAGCACATCGTGTAGTTTTATCGGCTTGCAGTCCTTATTTTCGGGAATTACTTAAG TCAACTCCTTGCAAACACCCTGTGATAGTCCTGCAAGATGTTGCGTGGACGGACTTGCACGCCCTGGTCGAGTTCATCTACCACGGCGAAGTCAACGTGCACCAGCGCTCCCTCTCGTCGTTTCTCAAGACGGCGGAAGTGCTCCGGGTTAGCGGACTCACCCAGCAGCACGGCGACGATCGCGAACAG CTGGCCCAAGTACAAAGTCTGGTGCGGTCGCAGCAGTCGACGCCGACGACGAACCACCACCCCAGCTTCACCGAGAAGTTAGTAGAGGACGCGTTGTTCACGTCGCCGTCGTCACCGCCGCACGGCGCCACCGTCAACCAGCTGCTGCGCCGAGCGGCGATGCAACACCGGCGCGAGAGGCGAATATCCTCCGACCCGGACAGCGAGCACAAACGGCCCAGGTCCGACCACATAATaggcaacaacaacaataacgAACTGAACTTGTCGCACACGCAACCGCCCCAAACCCAGCCGGCGGACTTCTCGCCGAGCGCCATGAAGAACAACGCCCTCAACTTAAACTTGAACACGACGACGACGCACAAGAGCGACCAGCCCCTGACGGAGGGCAACAACGGCATCACCAGCTCGGAGAGGGAGAACTCGCCGTGTTCGCCGTCGCCGACGCTCAATTCGCGCCTCAACGAGGACAACGTCAAGAGCGAACCGATGGACCTTCTGTGTAGTACAAATCCGGACGAGAACAGTAACGATTCGGGCGAGGTCGCCAACGACAACGGGCCTAATAATCTACCTCAAGGGCCGCATTCTGGTAGTTCGGCAGGGGACCACGACGATCACGACAGTCCGATCGGACCGTATTTAACGCCGTCGGAGAGCAAGCTGTTCGCGACGGCGGCGGGGAGTTTCAACTTCAGCATGGCCGCCTTGGCGGCCGACCCGACGGGACTTGGAG GTCTAAATCAATCTCTGCAGGCGAACGCCGACAGTCTAGCGGGCACCTCACAAG AGTCGTCGGGGGGCGGAAGACCGGGCAGGACGGCGTTTTGCGACATATGCAATAAGACCTTCTCACGGTTTTGGTCTCTGCAACGCCATCTATCTGACACGCACTATTACACGCCACAAAACCTACAGTGCGACGTATGCGGAAGATCGTACAGATCACGGAACTCGCTTGTCAGCCATCGGAGTCAGTATCACAGGGATGGAGCCGAAATCAAAATCGAGAACGACTGCTAG
- the br gene encoding broad-complex core protein isoform X7, translated as MVDTQHFCLRWNNYQSSITSAFENLRDDEDFVDVTLACDGKSLKAHRVVLSACSPYFRELLKSTPCKHPVIVLQDVAWTDLHALVEFIYHGEVNVHQRSLSSFLKTAEVLRVSGLTQQHGDDREQLAQVQSLVRSQQSTPTTNHHPSFTEKLVEDALFTSPSSPPHGATVNQLLRRAAMQHRRERRISSDPDSEHKRPRSDHIIGNNNNNELNLSHTQPPQTQPADFSPSAMKNNALNLNLNTTTTHKSDQPLTEGNNGITSSERENSPCSPSPTLNSRLNEDNVKSEPMDLLCSTNPDENSNDSGEVANDNGPNNLPQGPHSGSSAGDHDDHDSPIGPYLTPSESKLFATAAGSFNFSMAALAADPTGLGVLFFPGLNQSLQANADSLAGTSQARRLSLPLPLSATHRCDVCGKLLSTKLTLKRHKEQQHLQPLNNAVCNLCHKVFRTLNSLNNHRSIYHRRQK; from the exons ATGGTAGATACACAACATTTCTGTCTGCGGTGGAACAATTACCAAAGCAGCATCACATCAGCTTTCGAGAATCTCCGGGATGACGAGGATTTCGTCGACGTTACGTTAGCATGCGATGGAAAAAGTTTAAAAGCACATCGTGTAGTTTTATCGGCTTGCAGTCCTTATTTTCGGGAATTACTTAAG TCAACTCCTTGCAAACACCCTGTGATAGTCCTGCAAGATGTTGCGTGGACGGACTTGCACGCCCTGGTCGAGTTCATCTACCACGGCGAAGTCAACGTGCACCAGCGCTCCCTCTCGTCGTTTCTCAAGACGGCGGAAGTGCTCCGGGTTAGCGGACTCACCCAGCAGCACGGCGACGATCGCGAACAG CTGGCCCAAGTACAAAGTCTGGTGCGGTCGCAGCAGTCGACGCCGACGACGAACCACCACCCCAGCTTCACCGAGAAGTTAGTAGAGGACGCGTTGTTCACGTCGCCGTCGTCACCGCCGCACGGCGCCACCGTCAACCAGCTGCTGCGCCGAGCGGCGATGCAACACCGGCGCGAGAGGCGAATATCCTCCGACCCGGACAGCGAGCACAAACGGCCCAGGTCCGACCACATAATaggcaacaacaacaataacgAACTGAACTTGTCGCACACGCAACCGCCCCAAACCCAGCCGGCGGACTTCTCGCCGAGCGCCATGAAGAACAACGCCCTCAACTTAAACTTGAACACGACGACGACGCACAAGAGCGACCAGCCCCTGACGGAGGGCAACAACGGCATCACCAGCTCGGAGAGGGAGAACTCGCCGTGTTCGCCGTCGCCGACGCTCAATTCGCGCCTCAACGAGGACAACGTCAAGAGCGAACCGATGGACCTTCTGTGTAGTACAAATCCGGACGAGAACAGTAACGATTCGGGCGAGGTCGCCAACGACAACGGGCCTAATAATCTACCTCAAGGGCCGCATTCTGGTAGTTCGGCAGGGGACCACGACGATCACGACAGTCCGATCGGACCGTATTTAACGCCGTCGGAGAGCAAGCTGTTCGCGACGGCGGCGGGGAGTTTCAACTTCAGCATGGCCGCCTTGGCGGCCGACCCGACGGGACTTGGAG TCTTGTTCTTTCCAGGTCTAAATCAATCTCTGCAGGCGAACGCCGACAGTCTAGCGGGCACCTCACAAG CTAGAAGGTTGAGTCTTCCACTTCCACTGAGTGCCACCCATCGCTGTGACGTCTGCGGGAAGCTGCTCAGCACCAAACTCACACTGAAAAGGCACAAGGAACAACAACATCTTCAGCCACTCAACAACGCCGTGTGTAATCTCTGTCACAAAGTGTTTCGGACGCTCAATTCGCTAAACAATCATCGCAGTATTTACCATCGCAGACAAAAATGA
- the br gene encoding broad-complex core protein isoforms 1/2/3/4/5 isoform X11 — protein sequence MVDTQHFCLRWNNYQSSITSAFENLRDDEDFVDVTLACDGKSLKAHRVVLSACSPYFRELLKSTPCKHPVIVLQDVAWTDLHALVEFIYHGEVNVHQRSLSSFLKTAEVLRVSGLTQQHGDDREQLAQVQSLVRSQQSTPTTNHHPSFTEKLVEDALFTSPSSPPHGATVNQLLRRAAMQHRRERRISSDPDSEHKRPRSDHIIGNNNNNELNLSHTQPPQTQPADFSPSAMKNNALNLNLNTTTTHKSDQPLTEGNNGITSSERENSPCSPSPTLNSRLNEDNVKSEPMDLLCSTNPDENSNDSGEVANDNGPNNLPQGPHSGSSAGDHDDHDSPIGPYLTPSESKLFATAAGSFNFSMAALAADPTGLGGLNQSLQANADSLAGTSQDRILLFTRGRLEGVKLSLITARIHTQRTKIFHWRLTQ from the exons ATGGTAGATACACAACATTTCTGTCTGCGGTGGAACAATTACCAAAGCAGCATCACATCAGCTTTCGAGAATCTCCGGGATGACGAGGATTTCGTCGACGTTACGTTAGCATGCGATGGAAAAAGTTTAAAAGCACATCGTGTAGTTTTATCGGCTTGCAGTCCTTATTTTCGGGAATTACTTAAG TCAACTCCTTGCAAACACCCTGTGATAGTCCTGCAAGATGTTGCGTGGACGGACTTGCACGCCCTGGTCGAGTTCATCTACCACGGCGAAGTCAACGTGCACCAGCGCTCCCTCTCGTCGTTTCTCAAGACGGCGGAAGTGCTCCGGGTTAGCGGACTCACCCAGCAGCACGGCGACGATCGCGAACAG CTGGCCCAAGTACAAAGTCTGGTGCGGTCGCAGCAGTCGACGCCGACGACGAACCACCACCCCAGCTTCACCGAGAAGTTAGTAGAGGACGCGTTGTTCACGTCGCCGTCGTCACCGCCGCACGGCGCCACCGTCAACCAGCTGCTGCGCCGAGCGGCGATGCAACACCGGCGCGAGAGGCGAATATCCTCCGACCCGGACAGCGAGCACAAACGGCCCAGGTCCGACCACATAATaggcaacaacaacaataacgAACTGAACTTGTCGCACACGCAACCGCCCCAAACCCAGCCGGCGGACTTCTCGCCGAGCGCCATGAAGAACAACGCCCTCAACTTAAACTTGAACACGACGACGACGCACAAGAGCGACCAGCCCCTGACGGAGGGCAACAACGGCATCACCAGCTCGGAGAGGGAGAACTCGCCGTGTTCGCCGTCGCCGACGCTCAATTCGCGCCTCAACGAGGACAACGTCAAGAGCGAACCGATGGACCTTCTGTGTAGTACAAATCCGGACGAGAACAGTAACGATTCGGGCGAGGTCGCCAACGACAACGGGCCTAATAATCTACCTCAAGGGCCGCATTCTGGTAGTTCGGCAGGGGACCACGACGATCACGACAGTCCGATCGGACCGTATTTAACGCCGTCGGAGAGCAAGCTGTTCGCGACGGCGGCGGGGAGTTTCAACTTCAGCATGGCCGCCTTGGCGGCCGACCCGACGGGACTTGGAG GTCTAAATCAATCTCTGCAGGCGAACGCCGACAGTCTAGCGGGCACCTCACAAG
- the br gene encoding broad-complex core protein isoform X8: MVDTQHFCLRWNNYQSSITSAFENLRDDEDFVDVTLACDGKSLKAHRVVLSACSPYFRELLKSTPCKHPVIVLQDVAWTDLHALVEFIYHGEVNVHQRSLSSFLKTAEVLRVSGLTQQHGDDREQLAQVQSLVRSQQSTPTTNHHPSFTEKLVEDALFTSPSSPPHGATVNQLLRRAAMQHRRERRISSDPDSEHKRPRSDHIIGNNNNNELNLSHTQPPQTQPADFSPSAMKNNALNLNLNTTTTHKSDQPLTEGNNGITSSERENSPCSPSPTLNSRLNEDNVKSEPMDLLCSTNPDENSNDSGEVANDNGPNNLPQGPHSGSSAGDHDDHDSPIGPYLTPSESKLFATAAGSFNFSMAALAADPTGLGGLNQSLQANADSLAGTSQARRLSLPLPLSATHRCDVCGKLLSTKLTLKRHKEQQHLQPLNNAVCNLCHKVFRTLNSLNNHRSIYHRRQK, translated from the exons ATGGTAGATACACAACATTTCTGTCTGCGGTGGAACAATTACCAAAGCAGCATCACATCAGCTTTCGAGAATCTCCGGGATGACGAGGATTTCGTCGACGTTACGTTAGCATGCGATGGAAAAAGTTTAAAAGCACATCGTGTAGTTTTATCGGCTTGCAGTCCTTATTTTCGGGAATTACTTAAG TCAACTCCTTGCAAACACCCTGTGATAGTCCTGCAAGATGTTGCGTGGACGGACTTGCACGCCCTGGTCGAGTTCATCTACCACGGCGAAGTCAACGTGCACCAGCGCTCCCTCTCGTCGTTTCTCAAGACGGCGGAAGTGCTCCGGGTTAGCGGACTCACCCAGCAGCACGGCGACGATCGCGAACAG CTGGCCCAAGTACAAAGTCTGGTGCGGTCGCAGCAGTCGACGCCGACGACGAACCACCACCCCAGCTTCACCGAGAAGTTAGTAGAGGACGCGTTGTTCACGTCGCCGTCGTCACCGCCGCACGGCGCCACCGTCAACCAGCTGCTGCGCCGAGCGGCGATGCAACACCGGCGCGAGAGGCGAATATCCTCCGACCCGGACAGCGAGCACAAACGGCCCAGGTCCGACCACATAATaggcaacaacaacaataacgAACTGAACTTGTCGCACACGCAACCGCCCCAAACCCAGCCGGCGGACTTCTCGCCGAGCGCCATGAAGAACAACGCCCTCAACTTAAACTTGAACACGACGACGACGCACAAGAGCGACCAGCCCCTGACGGAGGGCAACAACGGCATCACCAGCTCGGAGAGGGAGAACTCGCCGTGTTCGCCGTCGCCGACGCTCAATTCGCGCCTCAACGAGGACAACGTCAAGAGCGAACCGATGGACCTTCTGTGTAGTACAAATCCGGACGAGAACAGTAACGATTCGGGCGAGGTCGCCAACGACAACGGGCCTAATAATCTACCTCAAGGGCCGCATTCTGGTAGTTCGGCAGGGGACCACGACGATCACGACAGTCCGATCGGACCGTATTTAACGCCGTCGGAGAGCAAGCTGTTCGCGACGGCGGCGGGGAGTTTCAACTTCAGCATGGCCGCCTTGGCGGCCGACCCGACGGGACTTGGAG GTCTAAATCAATCTCTGCAGGCGAACGCCGACAGTCTAGCGGGCACCTCACAAG CTAGAAGGTTGAGTCTTCCACTTCCACTGAGTGCCACCCATCGCTGTGACGTCTGCGGGAAGCTGCTCAGCACCAAACTCACACTGAAAAGGCACAAGGAACAACAACATCTTCAGCCACTCAACAACGCCGTGTGTAATCTCTGTCACAAAGTGTTTCGGACGCTCAATTCGCTAAACAATCATCGCAGTATTTACCATCGCAGACAAAAATGA
- the br gene encoding broad-complex core protein isoforms 1/2/3/4/5 isoform X10 yields MVDTQHFCLRWNNYQSSITSAFENLRDDEDFVDVTLACDGKSLKAHRVVLSACSPYFRELLKLAQVQSLVRSQQSTPTTNHHPSFTEKLVEDALFTSPSSPPHGATVNQLLRRAAMQHRRERRISSDPDSEHKRPRSDHIIGNNNNNELNLSHTQPPQTQPADFSPSAMKNNALNLNLNTTTTHKSDQPLTEGNNGITSSERENSPCSPSPTLNSRLNEDNVKSEPMDLLCSTNPDENSNDSGEVANDNGPNNLPQGPHSGSSAGDHDDHDSPIGPYLTPSESKLFATAAGSFNFSMAALAADPTGLGVLFFPGLNQSLQANADSLAGTSQGTVRMPPPTSGGINEPQECPYCRRTFSCYYSLKRHFQDKHEQSDTLYVCEFCHRRYRTKNSLTTHKSLQHRGSSGMLKRLLKTTAIKSVLGTPPPPRLQ; encoded by the exons ATGGTAGATACACAACATTTCTGTCTGCGGTGGAACAATTACCAAAGCAGCATCACATCAGCTTTCGAGAATCTCCGGGATGACGAGGATTTCGTCGACGTTACGTTAGCATGCGATGGAAAAAGTTTAAAAGCACATCGTGTAGTTTTATCGGCTTGCAGTCCTTATTTTCGGGAATTACTTAAG CTGGCCCAAGTACAAAGTCTGGTGCGGTCGCAGCAGTCGACGCCGACGACGAACCACCACCCCAGCTTCACCGAGAAGTTAGTAGAGGACGCGTTGTTCACGTCGCCGTCGTCACCGCCGCACGGCGCCACCGTCAACCAGCTGCTGCGCCGAGCGGCGATGCAACACCGGCGCGAGAGGCGAATATCCTCCGACCCGGACAGCGAGCACAAACGGCCCAGGTCCGACCACATAATaggcaacaacaacaataacgAACTGAACTTGTCGCACACGCAACCGCCCCAAACCCAGCCGGCGGACTTCTCGCCGAGCGCCATGAAGAACAACGCCCTCAACTTAAACTTGAACACGACGACGACGCACAAGAGCGACCAGCCCCTGACGGAGGGCAACAACGGCATCACCAGCTCGGAGAGGGAGAACTCGCCGTGTTCGCCGTCGCCGACGCTCAATTCGCGCCTCAACGAGGACAACGTCAAGAGCGAACCGATGGACCTTCTGTGTAGTACAAATCCGGACGAGAACAGTAACGATTCGGGCGAGGTCGCCAACGACAACGGGCCTAATAATCTACCTCAAGGGCCGCATTCTGGTAGTTCGGCAGGGGACCACGACGATCACGACAGTCCGATCGGACCGTATTTAACGCCGTCGGAGAGCAAGCTGTTCGCGACGGCGGCGGGGAGTTTCAACTTCAGCATGGCCGCCTTGGCGGCCGACCCGACGGGACTTGGAG TCTTGTTCTTTCCAGGTCTAAATCAATCTCTGCAGGCGAACGCCGACAGTCTAGCGGGCACCTCACAAG GCACGGTGCGGATGCCGCCGCCGACGTCGGGAGGCATCAACGAGCCCCAGGAGTGCCCCTACTGCCGGCGCACCTTCAGCTGCTACTACTCGCTCAAGCGGCACTTCCAGGACAAGCACGAGCAGTCCGACACGCTGTACGTGTGCGAGTTCTGCCACAGGCGCTACCGCACCAAGAACTCGCTCACGACGCACAAGAGCCTGCAGCACAGGGGCTCCAGCGGCATGCTCAAACGTCTGCTCAAAACCACGGCCATCAAGAGCGTGCTCGgcacgccgccgccgccgcgcCTCCAGTGA
- the br gene encoding broad-complex core protein isoforms 1/2/3/4/5 isoform X5 — translation MVDTQHFCLRWNNYQSSITSAFENLRDDEDFVDVTLACDGKSLKAHRVVLSACSPYFRELLKSTPCKHPVIVLQDVAWTDLHALVEFIYHGEVNVHQRSLSSFLKTAEVLRVSGLTQQHGDDREQLAQVQSLVRSQQSTPTTNHHPSFTEKLVEDALFTSPSSPPHGATVNQLLRRAAMQHRRERRISSDPDSEHKRPRSDHIIGNNNNNELNLSHTQPPQTQPADFSPSAMKNNALNLNLNTTTTHKSDQPLTEGNNGITSSERENSPCSPSPTLNSRLNEDNVKSEPMDLLCSTNPDENSNDSGEVANDNGPNNLPQGPHSGSSAGDHDDHDSPIGPYLTPSESKLFATAAGSFNFSMAALAADPTGLGGLNQSLQANADSLAGTSQGGVDEFRCQPCNKSLSSLTRLKRHIQNVHMRPSREPVCNICKRVYSSLNSLRNHKSIYHRNVKNIKTEDMMAPHSFYL, via the exons ATGGTAGATACACAACATTTCTGTCTGCGGTGGAACAATTACCAAAGCAGCATCACATCAGCTTTCGAGAATCTCCGGGATGACGAGGATTTCGTCGACGTTACGTTAGCATGCGATGGAAAAAGTTTAAAAGCACATCGTGTAGTTTTATCGGCTTGCAGTCCTTATTTTCGGGAATTACTTAAG TCAACTCCTTGCAAACACCCTGTGATAGTCCTGCAAGATGTTGCGTGGACGGACTTGCACGCCCTGGTCGAGTTCATCTACCACGGCGAAGTCAACGTGCACCAGCGCTCCCTCTCGTCGTTTCTCAAGACGGCGGAAGTGCTCCGGGTTAGCGGACTCACCCAGCAGCACGGCGACGATCGCGAACAG CTGGCCCAAGTACAAAGTCTGGTGCGGTCGCAGCAGTCGACGCCGACGACGAACCACCACCCCAGCTTCACCGAGAAGTTAGTAGAGGACGCGTTGTTCACGTCGCCGTCGTCACCGCCGCACGGCGCCACCGTCAACCAGCTGCTGCGCCGAGCGGCGATGCAACACCGGCGCGAGAGGCGAATATCCTCCGACCCGGACAGCGAGCACAAACGGCCCAGGTCCGACCACATAATaggcaacaacaacaataacgAACTGAACTTGTCGCACACGCAACCGCCCCAAACCCAGCCGGCGGACTTCTCGCCGAGCGCCATGAAGAACAACGCCCTCAACTTAAACTTGAACACGACGACGACGCACAAGAGCGACCAGCCCCTGACGGAGGGCAACAACGGCATCACCAGCTCGGAGAGGGAGAACTCGCCGTGTTCGCCGTCGCCGACGCTCAATTCGCGCCTCAACGAGGACAACGTCAAGAGCGAACCGATGGACCTTCTGTGTAGTACAAATCCGGACGAGAACAGTAACGATTCGGGCGAGGTCGCCAACGACAACGGGCCTAATAATCTACCTCAAGGGCCGCATTCTGGTAGTTCGGCAGGGGACCACGACGATCACGACAGTCCGATCGGACCGTATTTAACGCCGTCGGAGAGCAAGCTGTTCGCGACGGCGGCGGGGAGTTTCAACTTCAGCATGGCCGCCTTGGCGGCCGACCCGACGGGACTTGGAG GTCTAAATCAATCTCTGCAGGCGAACGCCGACAGTCTAGCGGGCACCTCACAAG GTGGTGTGGACGAGTTCCGATGTCAACCCTGCAACAAAAGTCTGTCCTCCCTGACGAGACTGAAGAGGCACATACAGAATGTGCACATGCGCCCCTCCCGGGAACCAGTCTGCAACATTTGCAAGAGAGTATACAGCAGTCTTAACTCACTCAGAAATCACAAGAGCATTTACCATAGGAAcgttaaaaatatcaaaacggAGGATATGATGGCGCCGCACTCGTTCTATCTATGA